The Astatotilapia calliptera chromosome 4, fAstCal1.2, whole genome shotgun sequence genome segment AGCATTCAGTTGCGCCCATCATTCTGGTTTTTATACACTATTCAGATTAGCAATAATCAAGATCTTTCTGTTCTTATTGTTCAGGTACGTGGAAGAGCACATCCAGCGCACTGGAGTAGCAATTGAGACCCAAGGCTTTAGCTTTGTTACAAGTGGACGCAAGAGAGAGTCTCTCACAGTAAGTGCTGCAgtccattttctgtttttgagacAGGGCTATGGGTGTTTTCAAAAGGCACGTCTCATTCCCACCGTGAGCCATTTCATCTTTAAAATGTCAGCTGTCTGCTCCTCGTAACAGTGATTTATTACTGTGGACTAAAATGAGTTCGTCTTTTGTGGTTTCAATGTTCTTGGAGTACCTGATGTCCTTTTTTGCAAACTATCTGTGACAGATCTActtctgctttatttatttatttattttagggaAACGCCACCCTTCATCTGTATCCACACTTCAAACCTCTGCAGGAGTTTAAAGGTGAGAGATTTAATATGCCCAGAGATTTGCTATGGACagtgttttggcagtttgccgttttattggaattcatttaaaatgatttgtatgtaccaacaaacaaacaaaaaatgattaaaGCGCCCAGTTGAATAGGAAGAGAAAACCTTTTAGAGTAGTAGTTCTTATTAATGCTAGGCACTCACTGTAACTGTGTTTCTGAATTCTTCCCCAGGTGTCTCAGAGTACTTGAGCACAGAGATCTGCACGTCTCGACAGAAACGGTTCAGCTTGGTGACGTTTGTTGATTCGCCAGGCTTGGTGGACGGCGATATGAAGTATCCGTTTGACGTGGACGAGGTCATCCTGTGGCTGGGTGGGTTTCTGCTGTTGTCTTGTGGTAGTTTTAAGCAATCTTCTTTTGGTAATGCAGAAGGAGAGCGGTAGCTCTGTGAAACCAAAGAtacctgaaacaaacaaaactaaaagcacactCAATTTGGAGTCATTTAGATGCTTGTGGGCCTCTCCATTATAATGAATGATCAGTCAAGTTTTTATCTCTTCATTAGTACTTTTAATTTACCCTAGTGAGCTTTGTGAGTCAGCTTTGCGTGCTTCGACACATCTTTAAGCAGTTTAAGTTCTTAGTTTGACTAAATAACAGGGAAATAGAAAGAAATTCCACACTTGTTGGGATTACGACCCAGTTTATAATGCGATGAGAATAAATCCACAGGGTTTCCTCAGTAGTAAATAATGCCCCTTTTCACTGTCGCTCTCAGGTGATCTTTGTGACCTAATTCTGGTCTTCTTTGACCCCATGGGTCAGGCTCTGTGCAAGCGCACCCTCAACATTGTGGAGAGCCTGAATGAAAAGCATGGAGACCGGCTGCGGTTTTACCTGAGCAAGGCTGACGAGGCCGGAGGAGAGTCGGACAGACAGGTACGTATACTAGCAGCAGCTTCTGTAGGAGAGTCAACGCTTTGAACAAACAAAGTTACATCATTCTCTTTGTATTAGATAATTCCTTCCCACACTCTGCAGTGCAGTTTCTAAGTATGCTGACCCGGTGTGTTTTGCCAGTctagtgaataaaaaaaacaacaacaaaaaacccccaaaacctGCACTGGGTATGGAAAAATGATTGAGTGATGCTTTTGCTCATTAATCTTGCATTGAAGAACACCCCTCTGATTACTTTCAGGTTATTTTCTGTGTCACAAAGGTGGCTCCCTGTTCTGGAGCCTGGTTTAAAACTGTCTGAAGTGCcacattttctttcaccaaGGGATTTCTGTGAGTGCGACACAGATTCCCTGCCAAAGGGAACTGTTGTATATACGCAGCCTGTTGAGCCGTATCTTACCAAAGTTTGTTAATATCCATCAATACATTCATCCATCCACAGAAAAGGAAactgataaatgtttttgtggTTGATCCTCATATGCTGCAAAGTCTGTTTTACGCTGATGAAATTGTAGCTAATAGAGCACAGATTTCAGACTTGATGAGTATATTTGTAATTTCTAATTTCATTTCGATCTGTCCATAAACTAAAGGGATTTCCTAATTTGCAGTAAGATAATACTTGTTTAAACACGACATTGTGCAGTCACAGTATTCATGAGTAAGTGAATGGTGCATTTCTAACTTTGTTTGCATGACTAAATAACAGAAAAGCACCACATACAGTCGATAATCTCCCTATCAGTAGCAGAAAAATTGCATCTTTGTTCTGTCTCCTCCTGACTCCTGTGTCTTTTGTTACTGCTCTCTCAGAGGGTGATGATGCAGATTGTCCAGGAGCTCTGCAAGCGGCCCGGACTCAACAAGTGTGGGTTTGACATGCCCACCATCTACATTCCTAATCCAAATAAGGTAAAAGTGATTCTTTCATCTCATCTTTCTGCCTTCCTTACTctttctacacacacacaattcacCAGTTGTTATAGACTACTGTTTAGAAGAAAAACAATCCTCCTGTTTGTCTTCCTGCTGTCAGCCAAGCCGCTGCGTCAACCAGATTGAGGAGGTTTGTCGCACCATCGAGAAAACTATCAACCAGACGGTCCAAAACACGCTCAACTCTCTGGAGAGGGACTGTGAGCTCATTGTTGAGGCTATCGCAGACAAGCTCAGTAACGACAGGTAACACAGAGGAGACACTCACTTTGTAATTCACACTGCACTGACCACCTCCTCTGAAAGGCTACTTTCacctgctcccttattcacaaggtaTTGCCACAGCAGGAGGTTCCTGACACTGTTTTTCTTGCACACGGTGCCCTTTTGGCCAATAATTTTAACATCGATTTAAGAGTTTGTGCGTTCACGCCTTTTAATAGCCATACATTGACCTTGAATTAAAGTGTAACCATAAAGATTGACGGGAATCCTTCAGTAGGAGTGCTCAGAGGAACGTGTGAGTCATATTTTTGTTTGGAATTGCCTTCGGAGAATAACCTGACCATCTGTTCACGCAGGCAGACCACTGTTGAGAACCGACGCGCACGCTGCAAGAGCTGCTTCCTGACTCTGCTGGGATTCAGCGTCCCTCTGGCTCTGATGGCGTTTCTGCTGCTGGGCGCTCTGTCCCAGGACCTGCTGGAGGCGGCTCTGGGCCGAGAGGGTACAGAGGCGCTCTCCCTCTACCTGGTCAGTGGCCAAGCACGCTCGTCATTCATAGTTGAAACTGTTGCATATGGTCTTCACATAAGGCTGCTCTTGTGTCGTGCAGACGCCCGCGGTGAAAGTATTTGACTCCCTGTCTGTGGAGCAGCGGCTTTATGGCTGCGCTGGGCTGGTGCTTCTGTCCTTCCTCCTGCTCATTATTGCACGCTTCATCTTCAGGTAGGAAGTTTCGCAGTGTCATCACAGCCTTTTAGACGTTTTCATCCATCAGTACCCGAGGCACTTGCATGTCCTCATGTTATTTGTTCACTGCGAACCTCATCACACTTCTCCCTTTGATTCTTTGCAGAACTCAACCCACTCTATCGACCAAACAGAAAAGGCAGCTGCAGGAGAAGCTGGAGTACGTGCAGGAGGTGGTCAAGACCAAAAAggtagtgtgtatgtgtgcggaTAGGGATGCACTGATCAGATATCAGTTTGCTGACCGCTCCAACCACACTAAGCCTAAGCAAAGAAATCTGTACGGGTGCCAGAACTGAAAAAAGTTGGATCTTTGCATCCCTGTATGAGTGTGACTGCTTCTGCTGGCATGAAGTGGATTATTTTGGGATTTTAATGGTTGATTCTCTTCCTGTAGAAAAAGCTGTATGAAGACTACCTACGCCAGAGCGTCAGCGATCACGACATGGGCTTGTAGAGACGCATGCATGCAGATATCCCCACTGTCACGAAGGACTAGACGATCACTTTTCCAAGATTCCACACCAGCCGCCGTGCTCTGCAGACCTCTTGGTGGTGAACCATCCAAGTTCTGGTGCTGTGAACTGTAAAGCCACTTTACCCATTTAGATGATGTTATCTctgttatattaaaaaaagctgTTAAACCACACACTACCTGCAGATGAAATGAGCTTTTGTTACTGATGACTTCTTTGTAAACATTTTATATACACA includes the following:
- the LOC113021011 gene encoding uncharacterized protein LOC113021011, whose protein sequence is MSGKIKSRSAANSDSITGGVSCDERILRDCHELYTDPDSGLITVAESVSVKLLPPRKKITVLLMGNHSAGKSSFINWYVEEHIQRTGVAIETQGFSFVTSGRKRESLTGNATLHLYPHFKPLQEFKGVSEYLSTEICTSRQKRFSLVTFVDSPGLVDGDMKYPFDVDEVILWLGDLCDLILVFFDPMGQALCKRTLNIVESLNEKHGDRLRFYLSKADEAGGESDRQRVMMQIVQELCKRPGLNKCGFDMPTIYIPNPNKPSRCVNQIEEVCRTIEKTINQTVQNTLNSLERDCELIVEAIADKLSNDRQTTVENRRARCKSCFLTLLGFSVPLALMAFLLLGALSQDLLEAALGREGTEALSLYLTPAVKVFDSLSVEQRLYGCAGLVLLSFLLLIIARFIFRTQPTLSTKQKRQLQEKLEYVQEVVKTKKKKLYEDYLRQSVSDHDMGL